In Poecile atricapillus isolate bPoeAtr1 chromosome W, bPoeAtr1.hap1, whole genome shotgun sequence, one DNA window encodes the following:
- the LOC131592437 gene encoding solute carrier family 25 member 3 isoform X1: protein MFSSIAPLARHNLFCAPHFQLVQDGVRKRPAEPAEAPATRRGLAAASADEEYSCAYGSNRFFVLCGLGGIISCGTTHTALVPLDLVKCRMQVDPQKYKSIFNGFSVTINEDGVRGLAKGWAPTFIGYSMQGLCKFGFYEVFKILYGNMLGEENAYLWRTSLYLAASASAEFFADIALAPMEAAKVRIQTQPGYANTLRQALPKMFAEEGIWAFYKGVAPLWMRQIPYTMMKFACFERTVEALYKYVVPKPRSECTKGEQLVVTFVAGYIAGVFCAIVSHPADSVVSVLNKEKGSSASQVLMRLGFKGVWKGLFARIIMIGTLTALQWFIYDSVKVYFRLPRPPPPEMPESLKKKLGLTE, encoded by the exons CCGCCACGCGGCGGGGCCTGGCGGCCGCGTCCGCCGACGAAG AATACAGCTGTGCCTATGGCTCAAACAGATTCTTTGTGCTTTGTGGCCTTGGTGGGATTATTAGCTGTGGAACAACACATACGGCACTGGTTCCTCTAGACCTGGTTAAATGCAGAATGCAG GTCGATCCACAAAAATACAAGAGCATCTTCAATGGATTTTCAGTGACAATCAATGAGGATGGTGTTCGTGGCTTGGCTAAGGGATGGGCTCCAACCTTTATTGGCTATTCCATGCAAGGGCTTTGTAAATTTGGTTTTTATGAAGTTTTCAAAATTCTGTATGGCAACATGCTGGGAGAG GAAAACGCCTATTTGTGGCGTACTTCGCTATATTTAGCTGCATCTGCCAGTGCAGAGTTTTTTGCTGACATTGCTCTGGCTCCAATGGAAGCTGCTAAAGTTCGTATTCAGACACAGCCTGGATATGCGAACACTCTACGGCAGGCTTTACCCAAAATGTTTGCAGAAGAAGGCATCTGGGC TTTCTATAAAGGTGTTGCTCCACTATGGATGAGACAGATTCCATACACAATGATGAAATTTGCCTGCTTTGAACGTACTGTTGAAGCTCTCTACAAGTACGTTGTTCCCAAGCCACGAAGTGAATGTACAAAAGGAGAACAGCTGGTAGTCACATTTGTTGCAGGCTATATTG ctggtGTATTCTGTGCAATTGTTTCCCATCCTGCTGACTCTGTGGTATCTGTGTTGAACAAAGAAAAGGGCAGCTCAGCTTCGCAGGTTCTCATGAGGCTTGGATTCAAAG GTGTATGGAAAGGTCTATTTGCTCGTATCATTATGATTGGTACCCTGACTGCACTACAGTGGTTCATCTACGATTCTGTCAAGGTTTATTTCAGACTTCCTCGCCCACCTCCACCTGAAATGCCAGAATCTCTGAAGAAGAAGCTTGGTCTAACTGAATAG
- the LOC131592437 gene encoding solute carrier family 25 member 3 isoform X2, with protein sequence MFSSIAPLARHNLFCAPHFQLVQDGVRKRPAEPAEAPATRRGLAAASADEEYSCEYGSLKFYALCGVGGVLSCGLTHTGVVPLDLVKCRMQVDPQKYKSIFNGFSVTINEDGVRGLAKGWAPTFIGYSMQGLCKFGFYEVFKILYGNMLGEENAYLWRTSLYLAASASAEFFADIALAPMEAAKVRIQTQPGYANTLRQALPKMFAEEGIWAFYKGVAPLWMRQIPYTMMKFACFERTVEALYKYVVPKPRSECTKGEQLVVTFVAGYIAGVFCAIVSHPADSVVSVLNKEKGSSASQVLMRLGFKGVWKGLFARIIMIGTLTALQWFIYDSVKVYFRLPRPPPPEMPESLKKKLGLTE encoded by the exons CCGCCACGCGGCGGGGCCTGGCGGCCGCGTCCGCCGACGAAG AGTACAGTTGTGAATATGGCTCGCTCAAGTTTTATGCTCTCTGTGGCGTTGGTGGGGTCCTAAGTTGTGGCCTGACACACACTGGTGTCGTACCTCTGGATTTAGTGAAATGTCGTATGCAG GTCGATCCACAAAAATACAAGAGCATCTTCAATGGATTTTCAGTGACAATCAATGAGGATGGTGTTCGTGGCTTGGCTAAGGGATGGGCTCCAACCTTTATTGGCTATTCCATGCAAGGGCTTTGTAAATTTGGTTTTTATGAAGTTTTCAAAATTCTGTATGGCAACATGCTGGGAGAG GAAAACGCCTATTTGTGGCGTACTTCGCTATATTTAGCTGCATCTGCCAGTGCAGAGTTTTTTGCTGACATTGCTCTGGCTCCAATGGAAGCTGCTAAAGTTCGTATTCAGACACAGCCTGGATATGCGAACACTCTACGGCAGGCTTTACCCAAAATGTTTGCAGAAGAAGGCATCTGGGC TTTCTATAAAGGTGTTGCTCCACTATGGATGAGACAGATTCCATACACAATGATGAAATTTGCCTGCTTTGAACGTACTGTTGAAGCTCTCTACAAGTACGTTGTTCCCAAGCCACGAAGTGAATGTACAAAAGGAGAACAGCTGGTAGTCACATTTGTTGCAGGCTATATTG ctggtGTATTCTGTGCAATTGTTTCCCATCCTGCTGACTCTGTGGTATCTGTGTTGAACAAAGAAAAGGGCAGCTCAGCTTCGCAGGTTCTCATGAGGCTTGGATTCAAAG GTGTATGGAAAGGTCTATTTGCTCGTATCATTATGATTGGTACCCTGACTGCACTACAGTGGTTCATCTACGATTCTGTCAAGGTTTATTTCAGACTTCCTCGCCCACCTCCACCTGAAATGCCAGAATCTCTGAAGAAGAAGCTTGGTCTAACTGAATAG